One Streptomyces sp. NBC_00554 DNA segment encodes these proteins:
- a CDS encoding VOC family protein has protein sequence MAIQRMDNVGIVVEDLDAAIAFFVELGMELEGRAEIKGLVADQCTGLDGVRCDIAMVRTPDGHSRLELAKYRSPAAISAEPRNRPHNILGTHRVMFAVDDIEDTVARLRPHGAELVGEMARFEDSYLLCYLRGPDGIIVGLAEQLS, from the coding sequence ATGGCGATTCAGCGGATGGACAACGTCGGCATCGTCGTCGAGGACTTGGATGCCGCCATCGCGTTCTTCGTGGAACTCGGCATGGAGCTGGAGGGCAGGGCGGAGATCAAGGGCCTCGTCGCCGACCAGTGCACCGGCCTCGACGGCGTCCGCTGCGACATCGCGATGGTCCGGACCCCGGACGGTCACAGCCGGCTCGAGCTGGCGAAGTACCGCAGCCCCGCGGCGATCAGCGCCGAGCCGCGCAACCGGCCACACAACATTCTGGGCACGCACCGCGTCATGTTCGCCGTCGACGACATCGAGGACACCGTTGCCCGCCTACGTCCTCACGGCGCCGAACTCGTCGGCGAGATGGCCCGGTTCGAGGACAGCTATCTGCTCTGCTACCTCCGCGGCCCGGACGGCATCATCGTCGGCCTGGCCGAGCAACTGAGCTGA
- a CDS encoding SDR family NAD(P)-dependent oxidoreductase — MTELLRLRNKTALVTGSTSNIGQAIAEAFAAEGAHVIVSGRNRERGAQVVEGIRASGGRADFLEATLDGSAEASQDLADRARETLGGRIDILVNNAGIYPAPGTLATDEKTFDEVYGVNVKAPFFLTAAVVPGMTESGGGVIINLGSWIARLGVPLGALYSSTKGAIETLTRAWAAEFGPMGVRVNAVSPGVVLPPAPEGSEPHPGEIMMKGTPAGAVGTPDAIAHAVVWLASDEAAFVHGTVVDVDGGRTGVAVIAA, encoded by the coding sequence ATGACTGAACTACTACGACTGCGGAACAAGACGGCGCTGGTCACGGGATCGACCAGCAACATCGGGCAGGCGATCGCCGAAGCGTTCGCCGCCGAGGGCGCCCACGTGATCGTGTCCGGGCGCAACCGGGAACGAGGGGCACAGGTCGTCGAAGGGATCCGTGCGTCCGGCGGCCGGGCCGACTTCCTGGAGGCGACCCTCGACGGCAGCGCGGAGGCTTCCCAGGACCTGGCCGATCGGGCCCGTGAGACCTTGGGCGGACGGATCGACATCCTGGTGAACAACGCCGGCATCTACCCGGCCCCCGGCACCCTCGCCACCGACGAGAAGACGTTCGACGAGGTCTACGGCGTGAACGTGAAGGCGCCGTTCTTCCTCACCGCCGCCGTGGTCCCCGGCATGACGGAGTCCGGCGGCGGGGTGATCATCAACCTCGGCTCGTGGATCGCACGCCTGGGCGTTCCCCTTGGCGCGCTCTACAGCTCCACCAAGGGAGCCATTGAGACGCTCACGCGGGCGTGGGCCGCGGAGTTCGGCCCGATGGGCGTGCGCGTGAACGCCGTCTCGCCCGGCGTGGTCCTGCCCCCGGCCCCGGAAGGCAGCGAGCCCCATCCGGGCGAGATCATGATGAAGGGCACCCCGGCCGGTGCCGTCGGCACACCGGACGCCATCGCGCATGCCGTGGTCTGGCTGGCCAGCGACGAAGCGGCCTTCGTGCACGGAACCGTGGTGGATGTCGACGGGGGCAGGACAGGGGTCGCCGTCATCGCCGCGTAG
- a CDS encoding TetR/AcrR family transcriptional regulator → MPDAPTTKGRATRARIVEGAAEVLREQGVAFTTLDDIRGRTGTSKSQLFHYFPDGKDELLLAVAQFEADRVLTDQQPHLGRLDSWESWQRWRDVVVERYELQGDQCPLGSLFLQVGRSRPGARAIVAELMRQWQEQLARGMRALQANGLVSPVLDVDRTAAALLAGVQGGVAIMMSTGDSTHLRAALDTGIEHLRATAGEPTARRA, encoded by the coding sequence ATGCCCGACGCACCCACCACCAAGGGCCGCGCCACACGAGCCCGCATCGTCGAAGGGGCGGCCGAGGTGCTGCGCGAGCAGGGCGTCGCCTTCACGACGCTCGATGACATCCGCGGCCGCACCGGCACGAGCAAGAGCCAGCTCTTCCACTACTTCCCCGACGGCAAGGACGAACTGCTGCTGGCGGTGGCCCAGTTCGAGGCGGACCGCGTCCTTACGGACCAGCAGCCGCATCTGGGGCGGCTGGACTCGTGGGAGTCCTGGCAGCGGTGGCGGGATGTTGTGGTGGAGCGTTATGAACTCCAGGGCGACCAGTGCCCGTTGGGGTCACTGTTCCTGCAGGTGGGACGGTCCCGCCCGGGTGCCAGGGCGATCGTGGCGGAGCTGATGCGCCAATGGCAGGAGCAACTCGCCCGCGGTATGCGCGCCCTTCAGGCGAACGGGCTGGTGTCGCCGGTCCTTGATGTGGACCGGACGGCCGCCGCGCTGCTGGCGGGTGTCCAGGGAGGCGTGGCCATCATGATGTCCACGGGCGACTCGACCCACCTCAGGGCGGCACTCGACACCGGCATCGAGCACCTCCGCGCGACGGCGGGTGAGCCGACGGCACGTAGGGCCTGA
- a CDS encoding helix-turn-helix transcriptional regulator, with translation MAAMNHFGMTLRGWRERMSPQDSGLEADGERRISGLRRVELARLAGISVDYVVRLEQGRAGNPSAQVVTALARALRLDPSERDHLFRCAHLAPPSAGNVSRHMPVSVQRLVHQLGDIPAAVFAADWTIIGWNKMWTAVVGDPRAYGWAERNLVAAMFQSSDSRGRDPVAAWPVWSWKGTEAQEEDLVADLRVTAAAHPHDARLASLVEGLLRSDPRFARLWSNGTAGPYVGDRKTIEHPLVGDIALDVDALMPAGTDLRIITYTAAPETTDAEKMDALRAACHLPFRE, from the coding sequence ATGGCAGCGATGAACCACTTCGGCATGACCCTGCGCGGCTGGCGTGAGCGCATGTCACCGCAGGACAGCGGGCTGGAGGCCGACGGGGAGCGGCGCATTTCTGGACTGCGCCGCGTAGAACTGGCCCGTCTGGCAGGCATATCGGTCGACTACGTGGTGCGGCTGGAACAGGGCCGCGCCGGCAACCCCTCGGCCCAAGTGGTCACCGCCCTGGCCAGAGCACTGCGTCTCGACCCGTCCGAACGCGACCATCTGTTCCGCTGCGCCCACCTCGCGCCGCCCTCCGCCGGGAACGTCTCCAGACACATGCCCGTGAGTGTGCAGCGACTTGTACACCAGCTGGGAGACATTCCCGCCGCGGTCTTCGCCGCCGACTGGACCATCATCGGCTGGAACAAGATGTGGACGGCCGTGGTAGGCGATCCCCGCGCGTACGGCTGGGCCGAACGCAACCTCGTCGCCGCGATGTTCCAGTCGAGCGACAGCCGAGGCCGGGACCCGGTCGCGGCATGGCCCGTCTGGTCATGGAAGGGCACCGAAGCGCAGGAGGAGGACCTCGTCGCCGACCTGCGTGTGACGGCGGCCGCCCACCCCCATGACGCACGCCTTGCCTCACTCGTCGAGGGCCTGCTTCGAAGCGACCCGCGCTTCGCCCGTCTCTGGTCCAACGGCACCGCCGGCCCCTATGTCGGCGACCGCAAGACCATCGAGCATCCACTGGTGGGTGACATCGCCCTCGACGTCGACGCCCTGATGCCTGCCGGCACCGACCTCAGGATCATCACGTACACGGCCGCGCCCGAGACCACCGACGCAGAGAAGATGGATGCCCTGCGTGCGGCCTGTCATCTGCCGTTCCGCGAATGA
- a CDS encoding protein kinase, whose product MSDEGRLIAGRYRILDRIGRGGMATVWRAHDDLLGREVAVKKLHPQPHLDGDELDTLFERTRREARSAARISHPNVVVVHDVVDDEGLPIIVMEYVPSTTLADLIKAHGPVPPEEAARIGRGVIAALGAAHRAGILHRDVKPANVLLAADGRVVLTDFGIAQAAETSALTRTGQLVGSVDFMAPERLVGAKPGPEADLWALGATLFQAVDGRSPFLRDTVTETMFAIAMEPAPEVRGAGPLAPLIQGLLIAKPAERLSAEDAERLLRAEASADPRRIRRVGHSTAPPAAARTGVADAAAAAAAPKPESSARPESSAKPEPDSKPEPSPKPEPEPDSKPKPNPGHRTREASAADPAAERPQPDTTDPEARRPSGRTDRTGLTGRTGRKKKLVLLAAVVATAALSTIAALLVDTTTEKNTSGAKVSAGALPAGGPTTSRSADKPTASSASSSSPSSSTSSSVKSPTAHTPSQESTPKAGQGNPDTQPGDENPATNSGSDSSDAPAGQTLVVPATEKCLSRGAGTEGIQLVQATCDGSAAQRWLIGSDGTFRSAGKCMTVAGGSSDDRTEIQLTGCSGGASQQFHFSGTELLGDQSQKCVTIFGGTSGTVVVLWECNNWDNQTWTIR is encoded by the coding sequence GTGTCCGACGAAGGACGGCTGATCGCCGGCCGATACCGCATCCTCGACCGGATCGGCCGAGGCGGCATGGCCACCGTGTGGCGCGCCCACGACGATCTCCTCGGCCGCGAGGTCGCCGTCAAGAAGCTCCATCCCCAGCCGCACCTCGACGGCGACGAACTCGACACCCTCTTCGAGCGCACCCGCCGCGAGGCCCGCAGCGCCGCCCGGATCAGCCACCCCAATGTCGTTGTCGTCCACGATGTGGTGGACGACGAGGGCCTGCCCATCATCGTCATGGAGTACGTGCCGTCCACCACCCTCGCCGACCTGATCAAGGCGCACGGCCCGGTCCCGCCCGAAGAGGCCGCCAGGATCGGCCGTGGCGTGATCGCCGCGTTAGGGGCGGCGCACCGGGCCGGGATCCTGCACCGGGACGTGAAGCCGGCGAACGTACTGCTCGCCGCGGACGGCCGGGTGGTCCTCACCGACTTCGGCATTGCCCAGGCCGCCGAGACCTCGGCTCTCACCCGCACCGGCCAGCTGGTGGGGTCGGTCGACTTCATGGCCCCCGAGCGTCTCGTCGGCGCCAAACCGGGCCCGGAGGCCGACCTGTGGGCGCTGGGCGCCACGCTGTTCCAGGCGGTGGACGGACGCTCACCGTTCCTCCGGGACACGGTGACGGAGACGATGTTCGCCATCGCCATGGAGCCGGCCCCCGAGGTCCGGGGCGCCGGGCCGCTCGCCCCGCTGATCCAGGGCCTGCTCATCGCCAAACCGGCTGAGCGACTGTCGGCCGAGGACGCCGAGCGCCTCTTGCGGGCAGAGGCGAGCGCCGACCCGCGCCGAATACGCCGAGTGGGCCACTCCACGGCTCCGCCCGCCGCCGCCCGTACGGGGGTCGCCGACGCTGCGGCTGCGGCTGCGGCGCCGAAGCCGGAATCGAGTGCGAGGCCGGAATCAAGTGCGAAGCCGGAACCGGACTCGAAGCCGGAACCGAGTCCGAAGCCGGAACCGGAACCGGACTCGAAGCCGAAACCGAACCCGGGGCACAGAACACGCGAGGCATCCGCCGCCGACCCGGCAGCCGAACGCCCGCAGCCTGACACGACCGACCCGGAGGCGCGGCGGCCCTCTGGCCGAACGGACCGAACGGGCCTTACGGGCCGTACGGGCCGTAAGAAGAAACTGGTCCTGCTCGCAGCAGTGGTCGCCACGGCGGCACTGAGCACGATCGCCGCCCTGCTGGTCGACACGACGACGGAGAAGAACACCAGCGGCGCCAAAGTGTCGGCCGGCGCTCTCCCGGCCGGCGGCCCCACGACCTCGAGGTCCGCGGACAAGCCGACGGCCTCTTCCGCCTCCTCCTCCTCACCGTCGAGCTCTACGAGTTCCAGCGTCAAGTCGCCGACGGCGCACACCCCCTCGCAGGAGTCGACGCCCAAGGCCGGACAAGGGAATCCCGACACGCAACCCGGAGACGAGAACCCGGCCACGAACAGCGGATCCGACTCATCGGACGCCCCGGCCGGCCAAACCCTGGTGGTCCCCGCCACGGAGAAGTGCCTGAGCCGCGGCGCCGGGACCGAGGGGATACAGCTGGTCCAGGCCACGTGCGACGGCTCCGCGGCGCAGCGGTGGCTCATCGGATCGGATGGGACCTTCCGGTCGGCGGGGAAGTGCATGACCGTGGCCGGAGGGTCGAGCGATGACCGGACCGAGATCCAACTGACCGGGTGCAGCGGCGGCGCCAGTCAGCAATTCCACTTCTCCGGAACGGAACTGCTGGGTGATCAGTCCCAGAAATGCGTCACCATTTTCGGGGGCACGAGCGGAACGGTCGTGGTCCTCTGGGAATGCAACAACTGGGACAACCAGACCTGGACGATCCGATGA
- a CDS encoding RNA polymerase sigma factor: protein MTEEETRRKRQARFERLAQVVVEPLHRYLLRRAGADLAEDVLSETMLVLWRRIDDVPGPGTGSAPDPVTEPDPDPSPDEVLPWCYGVARGCLANARRADGRRLRLVERLIRTQQRPPTGAADHSDHSDLHAALGALGALDREVVQLWAWEELAPRQIAEVTGLTSNAVSIRLHRAKRKLAAQLGRKDAERSGHKRDEGRSSQ, encoded by the coding sequence ATGACGGAAGAGGAGACGCGCCGGAAGCGGCAGGCGCGTTTCGAGAGACTGGCGCAGGTGGTGGTGGAACCGCTGCATCGGTACCTGCTGCGACGGGCGGGCGCAGACCTGGCCGAGGACGTCTTGTCGGAGACGATGCTGGTGCTGTGGCGTCGTATCGACGATGTCCCCGGGCCGGGAACAGGTTCCGCGCCCGATCCCGTGACCGAACCCGATCCCGATCCCAGTCCCGACGAAGTGCTGCCGTGGTGCTACGGGGTGGCGCGGGGGTGCCTGGCGAATGCCCGCCGTGCCGACGGGCGCAGGCTGCGTCTGGTGGAGCGGCTGATACGGACACAGCAGCGGCCTCCGACAGGGGCTGCCGATCACAGCGATCACAGCGACCTGCATGCCGCGCTCGGTGCCCTCGGGGCGCTGGACCGCGAGGTGGTGCAGCTGTGGGCGTGGGAGGAACTGGCGCCGCGTCAGATCGCGGAAGTCACCGGGCTGACCTCCAACGCGGTCAGCATCCGGCTCCACCGAGCGAAGAGGAAACTCGCCGCACAACTGGGGCGAAAGGATGCCGAACGGTCCGGACACAAGAGGGATGAAGGAAGGAGCAGTCAGTGA